The following is a genomic window from Spirosoma foliorum.
TGTTCGAAAATTACCCGATGTGCTGGAGTGCAATCGGGTATCGGGGACTTTCGATTATTTGCTCAAGATTGTGAGCCGAGATATGGATACCTACAACCATTTCTATCAGGAACAGCTGTCTATTATCCCCGGCACCTTACATATAAGTAGCTTTTTCGTTATGTCCGAAATAAAAAACTCGACCGTGGTGCCGGTGTGAGCCCCTCCTCTTAGTTCAAGGGGAGGGGACGGGGGTGGGGTAAAACCTTATCATTTCCTACAAATAGCGACTAATTTTTCGTTAACTTGACCAGCATGAGATTTTTCATGGCTGCTGTTCTTCTTGTCTCTATTTGTCTGGGTTCGTATGCCCAAACAGGTACGATTTCTGGGCGCGTTGTCGATGCGAAAACGCTGGAACCACTGCCATTTACCAACGTCTACGTGAACAATACGACGATGGGCGTGGTCACCAATGCGTCGGGCGAATTTGTCCTGCATAACCTACCACTGGGGACGGCCGATATTGTCTTCTCATTTATTGGCTATATCTCCCAGCAGGTAAAGGTGACTGTGAAAGCAACGGCCAATAGTCCAATGGCTATTCAGTTAACGGCCGATGCGCAGCAAGTAGCCGAAGTGAATGTGAAAGCAGGCCGGGACAAAGCCTGGGAAAAGCAGCTAAAGCGGTTTGAGAAAGTCTTTTTAGGGAATACAGCGGACTGTAAATTGCTGAATCCGTGGGCCATTGACTTTGTTGACGAGAAAGGGAGTACAATAGCCAAAGCTTCGATTCCGCTAGAAATTGACAATCGGAAGCTTGGGTACAAACTTTTCTTCCAGCTAAAGAGCGCTACGTACTCCACCACCGAATATTCTATTGTCGGAACAACTCGATTTATCGAACTGGAAACGACGAGTGCAACCGAAGCGCGCCATTGGACGAAGGAACGGGAACAGGCTTACGGAGGTTCGGCAAAACACCTGATGAAATCAATCCTTGATCGAAAGCTTAGTTTGTTCGGATTTGGACTTTACAGAGACAAAGGGAAAGCGAAACCCCGTACCAAATCCTTCACGTTCGAGATTGAACACAATCTCGCACCCGTCGATACAACCTCGCTGGTTACTTCAGGGCCCGCTATGAATGAATATCGAATTGCGCTAAAAGAGCGAGTCGAGGTTCATTATAGAAAGGAGTTTATTTACCCTAGTTTTTATGCCGATGTAAGTGATGCCGTAAGCTGGCTGGAAGTTCGGGGTGGCTATGTGCTGATCAATAAAGAAGGTACAATACTTAATCCGACCGACGTCGCAATTTCCGGTAATATGACCGATGCCCGGCTATCCGGTATGTTGCCACTCGATTACAAGCCGGGCGATTTTGTTATAGCTCAGAAACCAATCAATCATTCTGCCCGGCGGCTTCAGGAAAAAGTGTATCTGCACACCGATAAGCCTTATTATTATCCGGGCGATAAACTCTGGTTTAGTGCCTATATGACCTATCGGCTTCCAGAACTCATAGATACCCTTAGCCGCGTTTTGTATGTCGACCTGATCGATGCGAATCGGATGGTTAGCCAATCCCGAGTATTGCCGCTTGATAGTGGTAGAGCAGCCAGTTCGTTCAGGTTTCCGGTAACTGTGCCCCCCGGGAAGTATGTGCTCAGAGCTTATACGCAATGGATGAAGAACTATGGAATTGATCATTTTTTCTATAAACCCATTGCGGTGCTGGCCCTAAATCAGCGCGTTGACGAAAAAACGACCAGGCCAGTTTCGGACAGCCTGCTGAAAATTGTAGTTGATAAGCCCGTTTACCCAACAAGAAATCAAGTGAAAATGACGCTTCGTCTGGACACGACCGAAAGTGCTAGTGTAATGGCGGGGAGTTTTTCGGTGGCGGTTCTTGATGAGGCCGATGTCCTATCAAATGCGGAATCGGGCAGCATTAAAACAGGATTCGACTTTCTGGAACCACCCAGAGATATGCCGCTTGTGTATGACTATCCCATTGAGAAAGGGATTACGCTGGACGGAATTTACTCCGACAAAAAAGGGAAAGTGAAGAAGTCGACACTGACGCTATTGCCGGAGGATTTAAGTCATATTTATCAAGCCACAACCCACAACGATGGTACGTTTTCGTTGGCCAACCTAGCATTTTACGACAGTACTAAATTCTTCATGCAGTCGCCGGAGGGGAGCATACAGGTAGTGACTAAAGAACCACCCAGGCTACCCGAAAAACTACCAGACCTGCCACTCCACATCGTATCCTCAACTGCGCTGCATATGATTGCTGCCGCCGATACGCTCCAGGGAAAGAGGCTAGCTGAAGTGAAGGTGTCGGCGAAGAAAATTATCCAGTCAGAAAATTCGTATGGGCAGGCCGATGTTACGATAAAAGGAGAGAGCATTGAAGGTTTTGCGACTATAGCCGATGCCATAGCCTCTAAACTTCCTTCATTCAGACTGGTCTATGATCAGACCGATTGGTATCTGATCTGGGCCAGAGCCAGCACACCAAACAGTCGAGATCTGTCCTCGCAAAAACCGAATATTGCCAGCAAAAACAACCTATCTGCGCACGAACCGAATTTGTACATCAACAACGTACTGGTTGTAGGCGAAACGGCGGGTAGCCGACTTATGCAGTTAAGTCCTACTCTGATTGATCATATTGAAATCAATGGTATGATTACCTCCAATCAGGGAGCTTCTGGCTCAAATGGTTTGATTAATGTGTATACCAAACGACCATCCGATGATGCCAAATCGAAAGGGTTGCCGTTTGGGAAAGTGCGGGGCTTCGACCGGGAATCTACATTCCGTTCCCCTGATTATACCTATCAATCAACCACTTCCGACGCAAAAGATTACCGATCAACTCTATATTGGAATCCAAGGGTTAA
Proteins encoded in this region:
- a CDS encoding carboxypeptidase-like regulatory domain-containing protein, with product MRFFMAAVLLVSICLGSYAQTGTISGRVVDAKTLEPLPFTNVYVNNTTMGVVTNASGEFVLHNLPLGTADIVFSFIGYISQQVKVTVKATANSPMAIQLTADAQQVAEVNVKAGRDKAWEKQLKRFEKVFLGNTADCKLLNPWAIDFVDEKGSTIAKASIPLEIDNRKLGYKLFFQLKSATYSTTEYSIVGTTRFIELETTSATEARHWTKEREQAYGGSAKHLMKSILDRKLSLFGFGLYRDKGKAKPRTKSFTFEIEHNLAPVDTTSLVTSGPAMNEYRIALKERVEVHYRKEFIYPSFYADVSDAVSWLEVRGGYVLINKEGTILNPTDVAISGNMTDARLSGMLPLDYKPGDFVIAQKPINHSARRLQEKVYLHTDKPYYYPGDKLWFSAYMTYRLPELIDTLSRVLYVDLIDANRMVSQSRVLPLDSGRAASSFRFPVTVPPGKYVLRAYTQWMKNYGIDHFFYKPIAVLALNQRVDEKTTRPVSDSLLKIVVDKPVYPTRNQVKMTLRLDTTESASVMAGSFSVAVLDEADVLSNAESGSIKTGFDFLEPPRDMPLVYDYPIEKGITLDGIYSDKKGKVKKSTLTLLPEDLSHIYQATTHNDGTFSLANLAFYDSTKFFMQSPEGSIQVVTKEPPRLPEKLPDLPLHIVSSTALHMIAAADTLQGKRLAEVKVSAKKIIQSENSYGQADVTIKGESIEGFATIADAIASKLPSFRLVYDQTDWYLIWARASTPNSRDLSSQKPNIASKNNLSAHEPNLYINNVLVVGETAGSRLMQLSPTLIDHIEINGMITSNQGASGSNGLINVYTKRPSDDAKSKGLPFGKVRGFDRESTFRSPDYTYQSTTSDAKDYRSTLYWNPRVNVKATQPPTTLSFFTSDQSGRYRIVVEGITNNGTPVHAETTFVVNE